A region from the Euleptes europaea isolate rEulEur1 chromosome 13, rEulEur1.hap1, whole genome shotgun sequence genome encodes:
- the MMAB gene encoding corrinoid adenosyltransferase MMAB, with amino-acid sequence MASAGPGCRRCLSRGAVAVRRGFERALSRQQQGEPPSLDAKPKKTSQVPKIYTKTGDKGFSSTFTGERRAKDDQIFDALGTLDELSSTLGLCAEFGREHGHSFVEELHKVQCMLQDAGSNVATPISSARESHLKRTSFSEKPVLELETWIDRYSDQLPPLTAFILPSGGRSSAALHLSRAVCRRAERCVVPLVKSGEVDANVAKYLNRLSDYLFVLARYAARKEGKEEKVYTRMEP; translated from the exons ATGGCGAGTGCGGGGCCGGGCTGCCGGCGCTGCCTGAGCCGAGGGGCGGTGGCCGTCCGGCGGGGCTTCGAGCGGGCGCTGAGCCGGCAGCAGCAGGGGGAGCCGCCCAG TCTAGATGCCAAACCCAAGAAGACAAGCCAAGTCCCAAAGATCTACACGAAGACCGGCGACAAAG GATTTTCCAGCACATTCACTGGGGAGAGGAGAGCAAAAGATGACCAGATCTTTGACGCCTTGGGGACACTGGATGAATTAAGTTCCACCCTAGG GTTGTGTGCTGAATTTGGCCGTGAACATGGTCACTCCTTTGTGGAAGAACTTCACAAG GTGCAGTGTATGCTGCAAGACGCTGGCTCCAACGTGGCAACTCCGATCTCCTCTGCCAGAGAGTCTCACTTAA AACGAACGTCCTTTAGTGAAAAGCCCGTCCTGGAACTTGAGACCTGGATCGATCGATACTCGGACCAGCTTCCACCTCTGACAGCTTTCATTTTGCCG TCCGGGGGCAGGAGCAGTGCTGCTCTCCATCTCTCCAGAGCCGTCTGTCGCAGGGCTGAGAGGTG CGTCGTTCCTCTAGTGAAATCTGGAGAAGTGGATGCAAACGTGGCCAAGTACTTGAACAG GCTTAGCGACTACCTGTTTGTCTTGGCCCGCTACGctgcaaggaaggaagggaaggaagaaaaagtctACACCAGAATGGAGCCGTAA